The DNA segment ataatcaGTCAAGCTTAGCTGAAATTCCTCCGACATGTGTTGCCGGGCGGGAAGTTCCCGTAAACCGTACTTGGAAGTCATGGCATAGAGCTAGAATCTTATCAACCCCACAAGTATTTAATACGTTGGTCCCTGTACCGCACACACCGGGGTGTGGAATTTTATCCAACGGCAGGAGCGGCAGTAAGAGAGAATCTTTGGGAGTCTTTGGGTTAAGAATCCCTACAAcgaagaacaaaaatgtaaccGAGTGAGATTCCGAACTTTCCGTCGTTGGCTGCAGAGCTGAAGACATAGCTGAGCTGAAGCGTGTTAACGCAACTCGTCCGGTTCGCTCCGGTCGCTAGAAGGACGCGTCTGTCATCAGACGAAGGACCGCCGAAGGGGACCCGGGCAAAGGAGCGGAGATTAAGATATTATCGGTCCGAACATTTAAATGTGGGTCTGTAACATTTCTCCGACCGCGCATATTGGTACGCGATGGGAAACGTTTCCTCCTGAAGCTTGCTCACCTGGTGATGAGTCTGACCCTCTTTCTCTTTGTCTCGACTTCTCCACTGTAAAGGACCGCCCCAAAAGGATTGAAAGGGATTAGAATCCGTTCGGCTCAAATGAGATCTGTTAGACATTTCCAATGACAGCGTAACCGGTCAAGCTTGTTATTACTTTCGATCGAGCCTGGCCTCAATCACTCTTGGGTCGCCCCGGTTAGATGAGCCTTCTGCGCTGTTAACCGATACCGACGATCTGACCGGCGACCGGGCCAAGGTCACTGACCGCCAAACCGGTGGGGTGCTCATTGTAAATAGAAGACAGGAtatgtaacaaaaacaaaacaaaaatcacggGTAAAGGGGAAAAACCCAAAAGGGCATTAAAAAAGATTCAAAATGCATTTCGGATGCAACGGCACGACCTTTTCGATACGTTTTTAATCATGCTGACGTACATTAATTGCGGCCACCAATCACTAATACGATGCCGATGGAGTGTAACGAATAAGGAATCGGTTTtattggatttttgtttttttttcgtttttttttttgtgaacaacTGCACCGACCGATGCCATTCTCGCCGTCAAAACAACCCGCTTTCTCTTTAGTGCTATGATTCTTTACGGTACCACAAAAAGACTATCAAATTGGAGGTTGAACAACTCCCATACATAATTGTGCACGGAGGCGTCCCGATTTGTTCCGTTATGAAATCATCCAAATGCATAGAAAAAGAAATGACAGCAGGTTTGAACAGAGAAGGGTGTAATAATATGAGCTATATTCATAATTTAAACTGACCAGATTATCAGTTGAGCTGGCGAACGATTGTGATGCTATTGTTACAACTCGTTTCCACCACAAATTCCGTTCTTGAGATCCAAGTGATTTTATAGCATCGTAGGCATCGCTTAGCTAAAACAGAGAGAAGAGTAATTCGGTTTCGTAATCTCCGTCAGCTCGTGTGTGACGCTTGTATAGAGGGTGCAGTAAACGTTTCCCCGGTCGGATTGTAAATGCGTCATAATCATAGAATTTAAGTGTTATGAGGCTTTAAAATGCACCTCGTGAAGAAACAAGAGCGGCAACAGCATGTAGCAGAAGCAAGCAGTTCACTGATGCTAAATCATTCCTGTTTCCCCTTTCTTTGATAAATGCACCACCGCGGTGCATGCGGGTGCAGTGTATGGACAAGACATTTACTTGGAGGTGTAGGGAATGGGGCAGGTTCTTCTATGAATCGGATTTCTCTCTCGTGGCTTTGAAATTTAGATATGAAACCTGTTGCTTTTATGAGGCTGCGTGACAGCTTTTCGGTGCCCGTGTGAAGTTGCAGTTAAATTGCTCACACTATTGTTGTAAACCGATTCGAAATTGTAATAATCCAATCCAGTTACAAGTTTATGGCAGGGCGTGCAATGCAGTTCAAACGTAAATGGTCAGTTggtttattgaagtttttatAGTGTTTTAAATGTGTGCCAGTTCTGTTATGCTTCACACCAAGTTACTTAATACCTGTACTGTTACGATGATGTACCAAAGATCAAACGATCTTCTAACCAGAGAAATAGCAGAATATTATTGAGCTTCCGTTATATGACTCTCGTTAAAACATTTTCCTGTAAATGCTAAAGTTGTTCTTCCtcaacacaacaccaccacaagTTCAGCTGAAGAACCTCTTAACTGACTAAACGCTACACTTTTGATCTTTTTGTACATCATTCGTCACTTTATCACTCCATTAGCAATGAAGAAGCCTGTCTGACCGATCGTACCCTCCTTGAGTGTGATTCACACTCATTAAACATCGGTTTTGGGTATCCCTTTTTTGAATAGCTAGCGTTGTGTACTTGAGAAATTTCAACCTTTTTCGTGTGATCCAGATTACGCAACTGGAATGTCACACTCAGCAGCCATTCAACTATGTCAAACCGAAGGCGAAAGCGGAAACGTTTTGTTGAACCGTTTGAAAACGAACACGAACATTCAAATGAACGTTTCCGTTGCCTTTGCCTCTGCATGGCTCGATGATCTTACACTCCTCGCAAGACACTAGCAAGGAAGGTCACAGATGATATTTAATAGCGGCAAGTGCGCACTGGTGGTAAGAAAGAGAACGTCACATGCGGTCCAGTTGACTATCAATTGCAGCCACACGAAAACGCACTGGATGTTAGGGAGCTGTTGCAATGATTGTATTTAAAGCACATCCTGTGTCACAGGCAGCATCAGTTGCGTTTGAGTGTCGTTGCAATCAGTACAAGGGCCCGGTTCGATACCTTCACTAACAGAAATCCCAACAACATGAATCTGCAGCAAGTTGTGCTAAGCCTGGGCGTGTTTACAACGCTCCTTCGAGATCAGTGCTACGGCGATGAGGACACAGAACAGTGAGTCAACATCTCTTGCTTTACCTACTGATCTCCTTATAATCTCCTCTGCCACAGTGTTCACATCAAACTGCACGTGCCTGAAATCATCAACCGGCACGTCCACGTCAAAACGAAGTACATGCACGTGTACCATCCGAAAAAAGTCGTCCAGGAGATGCCGCCAACGTTCGTTGATCAGCAACCGCTGGCGATGGATCACGCTGGCATGTGGATGCCTTCCGGTGCGCTACCCTCGGGCATGGTTTCATCTCCCTCGGCGGCCCTTTCGTCAGCCTCTTCCTCCGCAATGGCAGCTGCGGCAGCCGCCTCCCTCTCCTCGATGGTGCAGGACAAACTGTCAACACAGCTCGCTCAGGAGCTGATGATGCGCTACCGCAACCTGGAAACGCCCACCGTCGGAGGAGGATCGAACGATCTGCGCGAGCCGGCCGATGCATCGGACTATCTGCGGGACTACTACCGGCAGCAGCGGAAGCTTTCCGATCAGCTGATGCTGCAGGAAGCGATGCAGTTGCCAAACTTTGCGCAAACCAAATACTTGTCCAGCATGGGATACAACTGGGACAAGTCGTTTGGCGTTAAGTCAGGCGATGCTGAACAGTCGACCTTGCTTGTGAAAAAgtcgaaaaagaagaaggctTTTGGACATCTGTAGCGGGATGGTGGTGTACACTGTTGCTAGACCAagattttgttgaattttgtttttatcactATTGTTATGCAATTTGTTGAATGCTTCTCtgttatttaaataaataatatggTTTAAGAAAACACTGACTACAAACTATGTCCTTGGACATTTTCATCACATTAACTTTAATTAACATTTGATATGTTTAGATAAACTATACAAGATAGCACTTGACATATTGATGGCCTAATGGAGAGATTAGGGTCTTAACAAATATTTGTTGTGTCATAAAAGGAGACCTaaatttccttcttttttgcctCACTACCCTTAATAGCTCTCCGTTTCTTTTCATTTACATTGTACCAACTTACTACTGCTGACGGATGgcttgtaacacattcatagTGGTATAAGACAGATTATTtaacaaatttatttaatatctTCAACATTaaagttctttaaaaaaaataacatgaGAGTCAAACTCAGCATTATTTTTAAGCACGAATTTGTGATGTACGAAATACTAAacacaaaatgcaaaacatcCTACGGCATATTTGAAGTAAAACAGCAATATTAGCCTCCCAATAATCATATTCCCAATAGTCCCCATAGTTCAGTATGATTGTAATGGTATTGACAGACTTCTATATGGCGTAACCGTCCTACGCAGACATGCCGACCAATActaatacaggctttcgagactttatgCAATACCACGCAaccagatagtcagtcctcGGTCGGGGGGACGATCCATTCTAGACTAGAATTTCTATTCTAGCGGGCATTTTGCTATGTCGTACGAGTTTaagactgtaccacgggatcgCCCCTATTGAAAGATAATtcgtttaaaataataataaaataatatccaTGCTGTCTCATCGAAACAAATACGCATAGAAAACATGTTCAATCTCGCGAATATGTAGATGGGGCCCATAATATATCCGAAACCTTAATATGTCATCTAAATaatcttttactttttatgaaTGTCTGATAAAATGATTATTCCTTCAGATTCTAATATCAAATTCCGTATTTTCTGTATCTGTATTTTTATGATCAATTTAATAATAACTATAACGTTAAAATTCCACAGTGGAAAAATATATGTTTCTTTTCGCAGAACTATAGACagtggtaaataaataaattctaTCTTTTACAACATGTCACTAAAAATCTGGTAATAATATGATTTCGTTGATAAGATAAAGCTCCTCACACCCTCctgaataaaacataaataaagcTCTTCACAcccaatttaatttaatttaccacGAAAATGCGTCATAATAAATCAGTCCttaaaacatttcaacaatTAGCAACAGCTGATCGGCTACAGCAGCGGTTCGATGCACCCACTTCCAACCGGCTAATTGTCACGTTCAATCTCTTATGCAATTTTGCCCGCCACTTTGCACCGGTGCACCTGACCGTGGCGAGCCGGGACAGACCGGGGTGCATGCGTGCTACAGCGATCGCAGTATAACAAATGATCACACAGTGTCACGGTGAAGCATAAACTGTTCCAGCCCTGGAACATGGTTTAAGTGAATGTCAATGACTACCGATCGGTTGTTACGGACTGGTAGGTTTATGCCTCACCTACCCCATGGAAGGTCACGAACGCTGCATACCAAAGAAAGTTTCCCATTTTCCGAAACTCAATTCCTACCGGTGCTTTCGTCGAAACTTATCTTCAGTCCAATGTCTTAAATTTCTTCGCAAGTGTGACCGTTGCTAACATAAATAATCACACCTATTTGCATGCTCAATGTACGAGTATAAATGCATCTGGCCGGTGCAACGGTGCACTCAAAGCATCTCGAGAAGTCGTCAAGATCGGGTCAAATCCGGAAGGTCGGCACACGAGCAAATCGTCACGATAAAAGCTGCCATCATGCAACGGTTTGTGGTAGGTAATGCAAAGTTTTCTTAACCCAACATTACTAACGGTCACACACTTTTGATATAGACATTCGCACTACTGGTTCTCATCGTGCTGTTCAATGCGGCGATCATCGAGTCCGCAATTGCTGGCGATCGGTTGGTTTTCCACGTGCCCATCAACTACAAAAACGTTCACATGACCAAGACGCGGGTCAAGCCGGTGCATCATCGGACGTTCCAAAAGACGGACTACAAGGTGCTTGGCTACAGCATGGACAGGCACGCTCATCAGATGGAATCCATGTCTCCGATGGAGTATCTGGCAAAGATGCAGATTCTAAGGTAATGCAGCAgataattacattaaaaattaTCTTCCTACTTGTACTAGCGCTTCTATCCCTTCTTCACTTCACAGAGGATGACTCTTGAGGAACACGCATGTCTATCGGATAAGCAGCGTGGGTGACGATTATGATTGAAGGTGGCTCGCACGCACATTTAGCAGCATTATAAGTGAAATTCCATGAATTCATACGTTCTTCTGTTACAATTTTGTAAGAAACTTCCTATCACTACTTGTCGAACACATTGAACTCACAAACGTTTTTGGGATGTAAAACAACTCCATCAGCCAGAGAGTTTGTGGAGTCCAACGAACGATTGATCCCTCGCAAATGATACTTTGTACTTTAATAACTGTTATTGTTAATCATACTTCTCTTAAAGatctgttgtgttgttgtatttttcttattattaaatgcatttttatatatattctCGTTGTACAATATACaaacgtaaaataaattgattagGTTCATAAAATCTATAAACCATCCATAAAATAATGTATTAAACACTGAGATCGATCGCTTTAAGACAATTGTCCATGGTGTACATAAATGATTACATACGTTTCATTGCAGCGACCTACACATCCACAGGTCACTGCACGGTACAAAAGTGTTAAAACACTCAATACATATCGCCTAACGCGAAACTTCCGGCCGGGCGCACCGGAAATTGATTTGAAGATCGTTGCGTATCGCACTctctcgaaacacacacaaacacttcagTTGCAGAAAATGCTTCATGCTCACACCCGCTCGAGCTCATTCACCTTCCACCGATCAATTGGATCCCCATGTGCGTGCGTTGAAAACGCGTTACTAAACGattatgttattttgtgttcatTTTGCAGTACGCTTCCCTCCGTCTACGACATGAAAAGCATGCCGGCTATGCTGCTATTCCCCCGTGCTTTCCCACTTCGAttgcacaaatacacacaccaatacatgAGCATAGTTGCACTATCAAATCGATCCACTTACACGGCATTGTCACCGAGGATACGGTTGTTTTGTGCACCGCGGTGTGCATGTTGTGTTGTGGAAATTCTGCAGACTTCCTACGTGTCCTGCGAAGCGTGAAGTGCAGAAAAAGGCACACCACTTCCCGTCTACTTAGCTTACCACCCCCTCTATGGCTCTGCACGCCGACGTTCACGAGCCCGTTATACCTTCTCTCTTCGCGCATGCGATGTTTGATTTGGATGCACTTTTCTTAGCATCCCCATGGCACCAACCCGATCGTGCAGTAGTTGACTGCCGATCCGTGTTtggggtttggtttgtttttcgccTCCCGTTTCACTCTCACTACTTACTGGACGGTAGTTTTCCGCACGACAGTGGTGAAAcatgcaacaaacaaaacaacagcgcaaaaaaaaaaaacgctcactACCAACTAAAACACGAAATGAAAATGAGAGTTTCCAAGTAAAACGGCGGAAAGCGAAAGGAGCACAGGCTTGTCTTTACACTTATCGTGCATATCGATCGTGTCCCTATTGTTCATTAGCTGCCGTCTTTGGTGTTAATGttaaactcaacattaaatgagTACATAGGTATTATGAATTAAAACTTAACTCAACGCAACACAATTGGACAGGAACCTGGGGGCAATGTGGTCATCTATGACAAATtctaaaaaatgataaatagcAAATAATGTAAATTGTAAATCAACCGTTTTGATAATAAGCTGTGAGCAGAATTAAGATTTTTTTGTCGAAAATGTAAGCATTTCATCCAATTTTGTatcaattttttgttgtttaaaaaatgttgttttaaaatgaGACTTGATCCTTCCTTCTAAAAAACATCTAGGACTCCATCTAGCATGGGTCGCAAAATGGTCAGTTCTTGTTGACATAATAATACAGAATATGTCAGACTGTTTTATGTGCACTTCATCGATAAGAACATCGATTACTACTACCAACGCGTGAGTGTTTGATTTGTCTACTCAATAAagatcaaataaaaatatgtaaatggTCCATTTTGCTCCAAGATCCCCTAACAATTTtagtttacattttatttaattctaATTTATAATTTCAGGAAAACGATTCGTCCAATAGGGATAAATGAACTGAAt comes from the Anopheles coluzzii chromosome 2, AcolN3, whole genome shotgun sequence genome and includes:
- the LOC120951440 gene encoding uncharacterized protein LOC120951440 encodes the protein MNLQQVVLSLGVFTTLLRDQCYGDEDTEHVHIKLHVPEIINRHVHVKTKYMHVYHPKKVVQEMPPTFVDQQPLAMDHAGMWMPSGALPSGMVSSPSAALSSASSSAMAAAAAASLSSMVQDKLSTQLAQELMMRYRNLETPTVGGGSNDLREPADASDYLRDYYRQQRKLSDQLMLQEAMQLPNFAQTKYLSSMGYNWDKSFGVKSGDAEQSTLLVKKSKKKKAFGHL